The proteins below come from a single Vitis vinifera cultivar Pinot Noir 40024 chromosome 9, ASM3070453v1 genomic window:
- the LOC109123150 gene encoding putative disease resistance protein RGA3 codes for MCDVNSRFKRVAGRRDIALKIKDIKQHVDNIANQSNRFNFTSGFSNEEPQRLVTISAVDILEVCGRDKDRDTILRQLLGESCEQNLGPYIISLVGLGGVGKTTLAQLAFNHHEVEAHFDKRIWVCVSDPFIPVRIFRDIFEGLYEKSSDVHNPEVLQKKIQACIDGKKFLLVLDDVWNEDYQLWEQLKNCLKCGGGGSRILVTTRNESVARMMRSTYMHSLGSLPLEQCRALFSQIAFRGKSTDKIEELEEIGKKIADKCKGLPLAIKALGSLMRSKNNKEDWENVLNSELWELDVFEEKLSFICFPINSEEHDGINANNAQPDFIPSCENLIGINLIE; via the exons ATGTGT GATGTTAATAGTCGTTTCAAACGAGTTGCTGGCCGTCGTGACATTGCTCTTAAGATTAAGGATATTAAACAACATGTTGATAACATTGCAAACCAGAGCAATCGGTTCAATTTTACATCCGGATTTAGCAACGAGGAACCACAGAGGCTTGTAACTATCTCTGCAGTTGACATTTTAGAGGTATGTGGTCGGGATAAGGACAGGGACACCATACTAAGGCAGCTGTTGGGTGAGAGTTGTGAACAAAACTTGGGCCCCTACATCATCTCCCTAGTTGGGCTGGGAGGTGTCGGCAAAACAACTCTTGCTCAACTGGCCTTTAACCACCATGAGGTGGAGGCCCATTTTGATAAAAGAATCTGGGTCTGCGTGTCTGATCCTTTTATCCCAGTAAGAATTTTTAGGGATATTTTTGAAGGCCTTTATGAAAAGTCTTCCGATGTCCATAATCCTGAAGTTCTACAGAAAAAAATTCAAGCATGTATTGATGGGAAGAAGTTTCTCCTTGTGCTGGATGACGTGTGGAATGAAGACTATCAGTTGTGGGAACAATTGAAGAATTGTCTCAAGTGTGGAGGTGGTGGGAGTAGAATTTTAGTGACCACTCGCAATGAGAGCGTTGCTAGGATGATGAGAAGCACATACATGCACTCCTTAGGAAGCTTACCATTAGAGCAATGTCGGGCATTATTTTCCCAAATAGCTTTTCGGGGGAAGAGTACTGACAAAATTGAAGAACTAGAAGAAATTGGCAAAAAAATAGCAGACAAGTGTAAGGGGTTACCTCTTGCCATTAAAGCTTTAGGGAGTCTAATGCggtccaaaaataataaagaggaTTGGGAGAATGTTTTGAATAGTGAATTGTGGGAATTGGATGTTTTTGAGGAAAAACTGTCTTTTATATGCTTTCCCATCAACTCAGAGGAACATGATGGGATAAACGCAAACAATGCACAACCAGATTTTATCCCCTCTTGTGAGAACCTAATAGGAATCAATTTAATAGAGTAA